A window of Ignavibacterium sp. contains these coding sequences:
- a CDS encoding glycoside hydrolase family 130 protein, which produces MIKRYESNPIIKPEDISIENDELEIFGVFNPAATKFKDEILLLLRVALKAKSEKDWIKIPVADKNDSFNIKILKWKKHKLLKVEDNDARFIDINGIRYLTSISLFYLARSEDGIHFKISRTPVFTPSADYEIYGVEDPRIINIGEKYYITYTAVSENGFCTGLASTEDFRKFERLGIIFPPENKDVVFFPERINGKYFSLHRPTVSFIGKPSIWIAQSDDLIHWGEHRLFLTPTNNKWERTKIGAGPQPLLTDKGWLIFYHSCGDNQIYSMNLILTEKNNPQKIIGKSTKPILTPRYKYEKVGVVPNVVFCNGWIANDYEKILIYYGAADKYVALAETSLDFLFSSLKTL; this is translated from the coding sequence ATGATAAAGAGGTATGAATCAAATCCAATCATAAAACCCGAAGACATTTCAATTGAAAATGATGAGTTAGAAATTTTTGGTGTATTTAATCCCGCAGCAACAAAATTTAAAGATGAAATTCTTTTACTCCTTCGTGTTGCATTAAAAGCAAAATCGGAGAAAGATTGGATTAAAATTCCTGTTGCTGATAAAAATGATTCATTCAATATTAAAATACTGAAATGGAAAAAACATAAATTACTGAAAGTAGAAGATAATGATGCAAGATTCATTGATATAAACGGAATAAGATATCTTACTTCAATCAGTTTATTTTATCTTGCACGAAGTGAAGATGGGATTCATTTCAAAATAAGCAGAACTCCAGTATTTACACCTTCTGCTGACTACGAGATTTATGGTGTTGAAGATCCAAGGATTATAAACATCGGAGAAAAATATTATATAACCTACACAGCAGTCTCCGAAAATGGTTTCTGCACTGGTTTAGCTTCCACGGAAGACTTTAGAAAATTTGAAAGACTTGGAATTATTTTCCCGCCGGAAAACAAAGATGTAGTTTTCTTTCCGGAAAGAATTAATGGAAAATATTTTTCTTTACATCGTCCGACTGTTTCATTTATTGGAAAACCATCAATTTGGATTGCTCAGTCAGATGATTTAATTCATTGGGGAGAACATAGATTGTTTTTAACTCCAACGAATAACAAGTGGGAAAGAACCAAAATTGGTGCTGGACCTCAACCACTTTTAACAGATAAAGGTTGGCTTATATTTTACCATTCCTGCGGAGATAATCAAATATATTCTATGAATTTAATTTTAACAGAGAAGAATAATCCTCAAAAAATAATTGGCAAATCAACTAAACCTATTCTCACACCTCGATATAAATATGAAAAAGTTGGTGTAGTTCCGAATGTTGTTTTCTGCAATGGATGGATTGCTAACGATTATGAAAAAATTCTGATTTATTATGGCGCAGCAGATAAATATGTAGCTTTAGCAGAAACATCACTTGACTTTCTATTTTCCAGTCTGAAAACACTTTAA
- a CDS encoding heavy metal translocating P-type ATPase metal-binding domain-containing protein: MNETSTKSVKLICYHCGQDCPDDSIQIEDKNFCCNGCKTVYEILNQNQLCSYYNFENNPGISPASVSDKKYDYLDEPDVIEKLTDFRDDKYTSLTFYIPQMHCSSCIWLLENLYKLNSAVVLSKVNFVRKELSVRYLHEKLSLKELVKLLASIGYEPQISLDSVESKKEKHPNRHLYYKIGIAGFAFGNIMLFSFPEYFSIDITETFLKKFFSYLNLILALPVFFYSASDYFISAFKGLRKKVINIDVPISLGILVLFIRSAYEILFNVGAGYFDSMTGLVFFLLIGKILQEKTYDALNFERDYKAYFPLSVTIKQNENEKSIPVSKLMIGNRILVRKNEIIPADSILINGEGIIDYSFVTGESHPVSKVSGEMIFAGGRQLGGAIELEVIKEVSQSYLTRLWNNDTFNKAGESYFTRFSNTVSKYFTIIVLLIAIGAGSYWLTVDLKTAVHVFTSVLIVACPCALALSTPFTLGNAMRIFGRNKFYLKNSSVIEDMAKVDEIVFDKTGTITESGKADIIFHGKVLTPFEQKLVKSLVRNSTHPLSKRIYDSIDLNEVFPVTRFEEKPGFGISGVIYGNELKLGSAKFVGEEKDIDDNLQTKIHLSINGQVVGKFIVANSYREGISDVIKRLKSDYHLSLLSGDNEGEKTTLENFFGKESNLNFRQSPEDKLIFVKEQQLKGKKVLMLGDGLNDAGALSQSDVGIAVTDDISNFSPACDAILHGSELKKMPQFLAYSKDSVKIIYASFIISFLYNLIGLSFAVEAMLSPILAAILMPVSSISVVLFATVMTNIFGKKRGLSSKLL, translated from the coding sequence ATGAACGAAACTTCTACAAAAAGTGTAAAGCTGATTTGTTACCATTGTGGACAGGATTGTCCGGATGATTCAATTCAAATTGAAGATAAAAATTTTTGTTGCAATGGTTGTAAAACTGTTTACGAAATTCTGAATCAGAATCAGCTTTGTAGTTACTATAACTTTGAAAATAATCCTGGAATTTCTCCTGCAAGTGTATCAGATAAGAAGTATGATTATCTTGACGAACCGGATGTAATAGAAAAGCTTACTGATTTTAGAGATGATAAATACACATCACTAACTTTTTACATTCCCCAAATGCATTGCAGCAGTTGTATCTGGTTGCTTGAAAATCTTTATAAACTAAATTCTGCTGTAGTTTTATCCAAAGTAAATTTTGTTAGAAAAGAATTAAGCGTAAGATATCTTCACGAAAAATTATCACTCAAGGAATTAGTAAAGCTTCTTGCGTCGATTGGTTATGAGCCACAAATATCGCTTGATAGTGTTGAATCGAAAAAAGAAAAGCATCCGAACAGACATCTCTACTATAAGATTGGAATTGCAGGATTTGCTTTCGGTAATATAATGCTGTTTTCGTTCCCCGAATATTTTTCAATTGATATTACAGAAACTTTTCTCAAAAAATTTTTTTCGTATTTAAATCTGATATTGGCTCTTCCTGTATTTTTTTATTCTGCATCCGATTATTTCATCTCTGCATTCAAAGGTTTGCGTAAAAAAGTAATAAACATTGATGTTCCTATTTCACTTGGAATACTTGTTTTGTTTATAAGAAGTGCTTATGAAATTCTTTTCAATGTTGGTGCTGGTTATTTTGATTCGATGACAGGATTGGTTTTCTTTTTACTGATTGGAAAAATACTGCAGGAAAAAACTTATGATGCTCTGAATTTTGAGCGGGATTATAAAGCATATTTTCCGCTTTCTGTTACAATCAAGCAGAATGAAAACGAAAAATCTATCCCGGTTTCAAAGCTGATGATTGGTAACAGAATACTTGTAAGAAAAAATGAAATCATTCCAGCGGATTCTATTTTAATAAATGGAGAAGGAATTATTGATTATAGTTTTGTTACCGGAGAATCTCATCCTGTTTCCAAAGTTAGTGGCGAAATGATTTTTGCCGGTGGCAGACAACTCGGCGGTGCAATCGAATTGGAAGTAATTAAAGAAGTTTCGCAAAGCTACCTGACAAGATTATGGAACAACGACACATTCAATAAAGCAGGTGAAAGCTATTTTACAAGATTTTCGAACACAGTTAGTAAATATTTTACAATAATCGTTCTTTTGATTGCCATTGGTGCCGGAAGTTATTGGTTAACAGTGGACTTGAAAACAGCTGTTCATGTTTTCACTTCTGTACTGATTGTTGCTTGTCCATGTGCTCTTGCTTTATCAACACCGTTTACTCTTGGAAATGCGATGAGAATTTTCGGAAGAAATAAATTTTATCTGAAGAATTCATCAGTAATAGAAGATATGGCTAAGGTTGATGAAATTGTTTTTGATAAAACAGGGACTATAACAGAATCCGGTAAGGCAGATATAATTTTTCACGGAAAAGTGCTGACGCCATTTGAACAGAAACTGGTCAAATCACTTGTAAGAAATTCAACTCATCCTTTAAGCAAACGAATTTATGATTCAATAGATTTAAATGAAGTTTTTCCTGTTACCAGGTTTGAAGAAAAACCTGGCTTCGGAATTTCAGGTGTAATTTATGGTAATGAATTAAAGCTCGGATCAGCAAAGTTTGTCGGTGAAGAGAAAGATATAGATGATAATCTTCAGACAAAAATTCATTTATCAATTAACGGACAAGTTGTTGGTAAATTCATTGTTGCAAATTCATATCGTGAAGGAATTTCTGATGTTATAAAAAGACTAAAATCAGATTATCATCTTAGTCTTCTTTCCGGGGACAATGAAGGAGAAAAAACCACACTTGAAAATTTCTTCGGTAAAGAATCGAATTTAAATTTTCGTCAATCTCCTGAGGATAAACTGATTTTTGTAAAAGAACAGCAACTGAAAGGCAAGAAAGTTTTAATGCTTGGTGATGGATTGAATGATGCAGGTGCGCTTAGCCAAAGTGATGTTGGAATTGCAGTAACCGATGATATCAGTAACTTCTCACCTGCTTGCGATGCAATATTGCACGGTAGTGAGTTGAAGAAGATGCCACAATTTCTGGCTTATTCCAAAGACAGCGTAAAAATTATTTATGCCAGTTTTATAATTTCATTTTTGTATAATCTTATAGGGCTGTCTTTTGCAGTCGAGGCAATGCTTTCACCAATTTTAGCGGCTATACTAATGCCGGTCAGTTCAATTTCGGTAGTTTTATTTGCAACTGTTATGACTAACATCTTTGGTAAGAAGCGAGGTTTGTCATCGAAGTTATTGTAA
- the ccoS gene encoding cbb3-type cytochrome oxidase assembly protein CcoS, with protein MIAFIWSVKSGQYQDTYTPSVRILLDEEKKEQNQNNNSKK; from the coding sequence TTGATTGCATTTATATGGAGTGTAAAATCCGGACAGTATCAGGATACTTACACTCCTTCAGTAAGAATTTTATTAGATGAAGAGAAAAAAGAACAAAATCAAAATAACAACTCTAAAAAGTAA
- the ccoN gene encoding cytochrome-c oxidase, cbb3-type subunit I: MELEKFSYDNKIVRNFAFATMLWGVVGMLVGLLIATQLFAPELNFSIPFLTFGRIRPLHTNAVIFAFVGNAIFMGIYYSLPRLLKTPMYSKLLSAIHFWGWQLIIVAAAITLPLGITTSKEYAELEWPIDIAITLVWVVFGINMIGTILKRRESHIYVAIWFYIATWVTVAVLHIVNSFEIPVTFLKSYSLYAGVQDALVQWWYGHNAVAFFLTTPYLGLMYYYLPKAANRPVYSYRLSILHFWTLIFIYIWAGPHHLLYSALPDWAQSLGTVFSVMLIAPSWGGMINGLLTLRGAWDRVRQDPILKFMVVAVTAYGMATFEGPTLSLKNVNAIAHFTDWIIAHVHVGALGWNGFLTFGILYWLIPKLWRTNLYSVKMANVHFWIGFLGIVFYALSMWFSGITQSLMWKQFNDLGTLQYPNFLETVLQIVPMYIIRATGGTLYLTGVVLMIYNLVKTIKQGSFLAEETAEAPALHPFKDPFKKGTRHRWLEGKPVYFTIASLIVILIGGIVEFVPTFLIKSNIPTIASVKPYTPLELQGRDIYIREACNSCHSQLVRPFRSETERYGEYSKAGEYVYDHPFLWGSKRTGPDLHRVGGKYPNSWHYLHMENPRSMSPGSLMPPYPWLLENDLNTSTTAAKINALRKIGVPYPEGYEDIANDELVKQADAIALDLQKNGIPAEPQKEIIALIAYLQRLGTDIKVNNQTAQK, from the coding sequence ATGGAGTTAGAAAAATTCAGTTATGATAATAAGATTGTCCGGAACTTTGCATTTGCAACAATGCTCTGGGGTGTTGTTGGTATGTTGGTCGGATTACTTATTGCTACTCAGCTTTTTGCACCTGAACTTAACTTCAGTATTCCCTTTCTGACATTCGGAAGAATAAGACCATTGCATACCAACGCTGTAATTTTTGCATTTGTTGGAAATGCGATTTTTATGGGAATTTATTATTCGCTGCCGAGACTACTTAAAACTCCAATGTACAGTAAGCTTTTAAGTGCCATTCATTTCTGGGGATGGCAATTAATTATTGTAGCTGCAGCAATAACTTTACCATTAGGTATTACAACTTCGAAAGAATATGCTGAGCTTGAATGGCCAATCGATATTGCAATCACACTTGTTTGGGTTGTCTTTGGAATAAATATGATTGGAACAATTCTGAAAAGAAGAGAAAGTCATATTTATGTAGCAATTTGGTTTTACATCGCAACCTGGGTTACTGTAGCTGTACTTCACATTGTAAATTCATTTGAAATACCTGTAACATTTCTTAAAAGTTATTCACTTTATGCAGGTGTTCAGGATGCTTTGGTTCAGTGGTGGTATGGACATAACGCTGTAGCATTCTTTCTTACAACTCCATACCTCGGCTTGATGTATTATTATCTTCCGAAAGCCGCTAATCGACCGGTTTATTCTTATCGTTTATCAATCTTACATTTCTGGACCTTGATATTTATATACATCTGGGCTGGTCCGCATCATTTACTTTATTCTGCATTACCGGATTGGGCACAATCATTAGGAACAGTATTTTCTGTAATGTTAATTGCTCCTTCCTGGGGTGGAATGATAAATGGTCTGCTTACTCTTCGTGGTGCGTGGGACAGAGTTCGTCAGGATCCAATTCTCAAATTTATGGTTGTTGCTGTAACTGCTTACGGTATGGCAACATTTGAAGGACCAACTCTTTCACTTAAGAATGTAAATGCAATTGCACACTTTACTGACTGGATAATTGCGCACGTGCATGTTGGTGCTTTGGGTTGGAATGGATTTTTAACCTTTGGAATTCTTTATTGGTTAATTCCAAAATTATGGCGAACAAATTTGTATTCTGTTAAAATGGCTAATGTTCACTTCTGGATTGGATTTTTAGGAATTGTCTTCTATGCATTATCTATGTGGTTTTCAGGAATTACTCAATCGTTGATGTGGAAGCAATTTAATGATCTTGGAACTTTACAGTATCCAAACTTTCTTGAAACTGTTCTTCAGATTGTACCAATGTACATAATCAGAGCTACAGGTGGCACACTTTATTTAACAGGTGTTGTTCTGATGATTTACAACCTTGTTAAAACAATCAAACAAGGTTCATTCCTTGCTGAAGAAACTGCAGAAGCTCCTGCTCTTCATCCTTTCAAGGATCCATTTAAGAAAGGAACAAGACATCGTTGGCTTGAAGGTAAACCCGTTTATTTCACCATTGCTTCACTTATCGTTATTCTTATTGGTGGAATTGTGGAATTCGTTCCAACATTTTTGATAAAATCAAATATTCCTACAATTGCTTCTGTTAAACCTTATACTCCGTTAGAACTTCAGGGCAGAGATATTTATATAAGAGAAGCCTGCAATAGCTGTCACTCACAGCTGGTTCGTCCATTCAGATCAGAAACTGAAAGATATGGTGAGTACTCAAAAGCAGGTGAATATGTTTATGATCATCCTTTCCTTTGGGGTTCGAAACGAACAGGACCTGACTTACACAGAGTTGGTGGTAAATATCCAAACTCCTGGCATTATCTGCATATGGAAAATCCAAGGTCAATGTCTCCGGGTTCTTTAATGCCACCTTATCCCTGGCTTCTCGAAAATGATTTGAACACATCAACTACGGCAGCAAAGATAAATGCATTAAGAAAAATTGGAGTACCTTATCCTGAAGGTTACGAGGATATTGCAAATGATGAACTCGTAAAACAAGCAGACGCAATTGCTCTTGATTTGCAGAAAAACGGAATTCCTGCAGAACCACAAAAAGAGATAATTGCATTGATTGCATACTTGCAGAGATTGGGTACTGATATTAAAGTTAATAATCAAACGGCGCAGAAGTAA
- a CDS encoding cbb3-type cytochrome c oxidase subunit 3: MYKEILQSIEGVEIYPIISLIVFVLFFIVVTISLIRMDKNYINEMKQLPLNNEDNKKINSGELNEKHA; the protein is encoded by the coding sequence ATGTATAAAGAAATTTTACAATCAATTGAAGGCGTTGAAATTTATCCGATTATATCTTTAATCGTGTTTGTGTTGTTTTTTATAGTTGTAACTATCAGCTTGATAAGAATGGATAAAAATTATATCAACGAAATGAAACAACTACCTTTAAATAATGAAGACAATAAAAAAATAAATTCAGGTGAATTAAATGAAAAACATGCTTAA
- a CDS encoding cbb3-type cytochrome c oxidase N-terminal domain-containing protein encodes MKNMLNSFSIKVLFAALSLSGYLFAAGEADYPENYYDKVAIFLVAVIILAFLALAYFEGRQKPAAEKKKSVLWEKIKQYLTRSTPIEKENEILLVDHNYDGIRELDNRIPPWFSGLFYVTILFSVWYMIYYHVVDAGPLQEQEYAEEVRIAEIKKAELVKSGALINEETVTLLTDVADLNEGKEIFTKNCVACHAADGGGLVGPNLTDDYWIHGGGIKNVFKVIKYGVTNKGMLAWQNQLNPKQMQAVASYVISLHGTKPANPKAPEGDIWKE; translated from the coding sequence ATGAAAAACATGCTTAATTCATTTTCAATTAAAGTTTTATTTGCAGCTTTATCCTTAAGTGGATATCTATTTGCTGCTGGTGAGGCAGATTATCCTGAAAACTACTACGATAAAGTTGCAATATTTTTAGTAGCTGTAATTATCCTTGCCTTCCTGGCTCTTGCTTATTTTGAAGGAAGACAAAAACCTGCTGCAGAAAAGAAGAAGTCAGTACTTTGGGAGAAAATAAAACAGTATCTGACTCGTTCAACACCAATCGAAAAAGAAAATGAAATTCTTCTTGTAGATCACAATTATGATGGAATAAGAGAGCTTGATAACAGAATTCCACCCTGGTTCAGTGGATTGTTCTATGTTACAATTCTTTTTTCTGTGTGGTATATGATTTACTACCACGTAGTTGATGCAGGTCCTTTGCAGGAACAGGAATATGCAGAAGAAGTTCGCATAGCTGAAATTAAAAAAGCCGAGCTTGTTAAATCCGGTGCACTGATAAATGAAGAAACCGTAACATTGTTAACTGATGTTGCTGATTTAAATGAAGGTAAAGAAATATTTACCAAAAACTGTGTGGCTTGTCATGCTGCTGATGGCGGTGGATTAGTCGGACCAAATTTAACTGACGATTATTGGATTCACGGTGGTGGAATTAAAAATGTATTTAAGGTTATTAAATACGGTGTAACAAATAAGGGTATGCTTGCCTGGCAAAATCAGTTGAATCCAAAACAGATGCAGGCAGTTGCAAGCTATGTAATTTCGCTTCATGGCACCAAGCCAGCAAATCCCAAAGCTCCTGAGGGAGATATTTGGAAAGAGTAA
- the ccoG gene encoding cytochrome c oxidase accessory protein CcoG, with product MDIEILDEEHQEFRNHLATVTKEGKRKWIFPKKPSGRFYNARTIVSIFLLAFLIITPFIKVNGHQFLLLDFPNRHFILFGVPFGPHDFHLFVLAMISFVVFIVLFTVIFGRIFCGWICPQTIFMEMVFRKIEYWIEGDAIQQIKLKKAPWTANKIFKKGLKHIIFFAISFFIANIFLSYIISMDKLIEIVTDPPSQHLSGLFAITIFSGVFYFVFSYFREQACTLVCPYGRLQGVLLDQDSIVIAYDYKRGEPRGKLKKGEDFSNRGDCIDCHLCVDVCPTGIDIRNGIQLECVNCTACIDACDNVMDKIQRPRGLIRYASLRNIENKAKFKFTPRMMLYSVILFILLSVLTVLMINRTDFSVNILRTPGMLFQQQPDGTISNLYDLNLVNKTFDPTEIKLKLENPSNGELKIIGTDLKLEPQQIVEAKFMILLPKESITKMNTPIEIGVYDGDKLIRKIKTSFLGPVEKK from the coding sequence ATGGATATCGAAATATTAGATGAAGAACATCAGGAATTTAGAAATCATTTAGCAACGGTTACCAAAGAAGGAAAAAGAAAATGGATCTTCCCGAAGAAACCTTCGGGAAGATTTTATAATGCACGAACGATAGTGAGTATTTTTCTGCTCGCATTTTTAATTATCACTCCCTTTATAAAAGTTAACGGACATCAGTTTCTTCTTCTTGATTTCCCCAACAGACATTTTATATTATTCGGCGTACCTTTTGGACCACACGATTTTCATTTGTTTGTTCTTGCAATGATTTCTTTTGTGGTATTTATTGTTTTGTTCACAGTGATATTCGGCAGAATATTTTGTGGTTGGATTTGCCCTCAAACAATTTTTATGGAAATGGTTTTTCGTAAAATAGAATACTGGATTGAAGGTGATGCAATCCAACAAATCAAATTAAAGAAAGCTCCGTGGACAGCAAATAAAATTTTCAAGAAAGGATTGAAACACATAATCTTCTTTGCAATCTCTTTCTTCATAGCTAATATTTTTCTTTCATACATAATCAGTATGGACAAACTGATTGAGATTGTAACTGATCCACCTTCACAACATCTGAGTGGATTATTTGCAATCACAATATTCTCAGGAGTATTTTATTTCGTCTTCTCATATTTCCGTGAACAAGCTTGCACTCTTGTGTGTCCTTACGGAAGATTACAGGGAGTTTTACTTGATCAGGATTCAATCGTTATTGCTTACGATTACAAGCGAGGTGAGCCAAGAGGTAAACTTAAAAAAGGAGAAGATTTCTCTAACAGAGGTGATTGTATTGATTGCCATCTTTGTGTTGATGTTTGTCCAACCGGAATAGACATAAGAAATGGGATTCAACTTGAGTGCGTAAATTGCACTGCTTGTATTGATGCCTGCGATAATGTGATGGATAAAATTCAAAGACCGCGTGGATTAATCAGATATGCTTCACTGCGTAACATAGAGAATAAAGCCAAATTTAAATTCACACCCCGAATGATGCTTTACTCTGTGATACTTTTCATCCTTCTTTCGGTGCTAACTGTTCTAATGATTAACCGAACAGACTTTAGTGTTAATATCCTCAGGACACCCGGAATGTTGTTCCAACAACAACCTGATGGAACAATCAGTAATTTATATGATTTGAATCTTGTTAATAAAACATTCGATCCGACTGAAATAAAGTTAAAACTTGAAAATCCATCTAATGGTGAATTGAAAATTATTGGTACTGATTTAAAACTTGAACCACAGCAGATTGTTGAAGCAAAGTTTATGATTCTTTTACCAAAGGAATCAATTACGAAAATGAATACACCAATTGAAATTGGTGTTTATGATGGAGATAAACTTATCAGGAAAATTAAAACTTCATTTTTAGGTCCTGTGGAGAAAAAATAA
- a CDS encoding FixH family protein — protein sequence MKKISWGTGIVIAIIIFVVLVLVQTIYLMNQKVDLVEEDYYKKGIEYQKDIDVQKKTSELSEQVRFDFNGQYLIISFPENLSDNKISGEILFYRPSDSGLDIKLPLQTDSLSQIIPVSNLKKGFWRVKLRWQYDGQDYYDESSFRVE from the coding sequence ATGAAAAAGATTAGTTGGGGAACAGGAATAGTAATTGCGATAATTATTTTTGTTGTACTGGTTCTTGTGCAAACAATTTATCTAATGAATCAAAAAGTTGATCTCGTAGAAGAGGATTATTATAAAAAGGGAATAGAATATCAGAAAGACATTGATGTTCAAAAGAAGACGAGTGAACTTTCAGAACAAGTCAGATTTGATTTTAATGGTCAGTATCTGATAATCTCATTTCCTGAAAATCTTTCTGATAACAAAATCAGTGGTGAGATTTTATTTTATCGTCCTTCTGATTCAGGACTTGATATTAAACTTCCACTTCAAACAGATAGTCTTAGTCAGATAATTCCAGTTTCAAATCTGAAAAAAGGTTTTTGGCGTGTAAAACTAAGATGGCAATACGATGGTCAGGATTATTATGATGAAAGCTCATTTCGTGTTGAATAA
- a CDS encoding sulfite exporter TauE/SafE family protein, with protein MTPEVLSALAVGFFGSAHCIGMCGPIAIALPVPQSNVFNFVSGRVLYNIGRIFTYSFLGALFGLLGSRIVIAGFQQFVTIVLGVIIILVVITPFKYKAKITQHKIIQKISSPIKYGIGELFKQGTIPSMFLIGVLNGFLPCGLVYIAIAGAVASGDAVSGMLYMTLFGLGTFPAMFAATIFGRFINLNLRKKLTKAVPVFAVVLAILFILRGMSLGIPYISPKISVQTVSQTEMECHPSE; from the coding sequence ATGACCCCAGAAGTTTTATCCGCTCTTGCGGTTGGTTTTTTTGGCTCGGCTCATTGTATCGGAATGTGTGGACCAATTGCAATAGCTTTACCAGTCCCTCAATCAAATGTTTTTAATTTTGTTTCAGGAAGAGTATTGTATAACATTGGAAGGATTTTCACTTATTCATTCCTCGGTGCTTTATTCGGATTACTCGGTTCAAGAATAGTAATTGCCGGTTTTCAACAGTTTGTGACTATCGTTCTTGGAGTTATAATTATACTTGTTGTGATTACTCCGTTTAAGTACAAAGCAAAAATCACTCAACATAAAATCATTCAGAAAATTTCTTCACCAATCAAATACGGAATTGGTGAATTGTTTAAGCAAGGAACAATTCCTTCGATGTTTTTAATAGGAGTGTTGAACGGTTTTCTTCCGTGCGGATTGGTTTACATTGCTATTGCAGGAGCCGTTGCTTCTGGTGATGCTGTATCAGGAATGCTTTATATGACTTTATTCGGTTTAGGAACTTTTCCGGCAATGTTTGCAGCAACAATTTTCGGAAGATTTATTAATCTCAATCTCAGAAAGAAATTAACCAAAGCAGTTCCGGTATTTGCTGTGGTTCTTGCTATACTGTTTATCCTGAGGGGTATGTCTTTGGGAATTCCTTACATTTCCCCAAAAATTTCTGTTCAAACCGTCTCACAAACCGAGATGGAGTGTCATCCATCGGAATAG